A region of the Arachis hypogaea cultivar Tifrunner chromosome 15, arahy.Tifrunner.gnm2.J5K5, whole genome shotgun sequence genome:
GTTAACTGAGAAGTTGAAAAGAAGCAGAAATGGCGTGAAGAAATTGAGAGAAGCTGCAAACCTGATGTGGGAGATATAGAAGGCTCGCAACAGATTCATGTTTGACGGTGAAGAGTTCGATGAGGCTTGTGTCCTTGAACGAGCCAGAAGGAGTGAATCAGAGTTCCAAGCGTGCTTGCTCGACTGAGGAATGcgaagaagattagaaatgtctGAAGAAGAAGTTTTCACTTTACTCTTTCCTTCCCTTTCAATGTTGTTTCCTGATTTAGATAAGTTTCGTTGGGAAATCTCTCTTTTAGTCTTGTAAGTGGTCCATCGTGgacccaaatcctaattttcagGAAATGAAATTCTacctttgagaaaaaaaaaacaaggatgAAAGCCATGTCAAGCCTCAACCTAAGTCAACCACCAATACAAGATAAAAATCAgtttcataaatatgaaatattcAGCAATAAAGCTATATCATAGTCCAACAtctaattgaaaataaataataaataaataaatgcaataaTTATGCAAATAAATTTACCAAATAAAATCAACTGCAATTCCAAAGAATTCTATATTGTttcacttttaagttttaacactCCCATCTCAAACACCACAAAACAAAACTCCAAGCTAGTAACTTTTttcaaaatactaataaaaagagACAATAGAATAATGTCTACACAAGAAATAACGAGGTAATTTATCTAAGAATTAACAGAAAAACATTCTCCGAAAAAATACTTCATAATGTACATATTTTCAACAGAAGCAATTTCCAAGCAATACAACTGAGtagcattaattaagaaaatggcCAAAAATTTTGAGATAAATGAACCATATTAACCTTGACTCGATGTTGCTTAGGTTGATGAAAAAAGGGGACATGCATTTTAGAAGGTGGGTTTATTTTTGAGATGGAAGTGAAAACTATATAGCCTGAGAATAAATCCTTATTACCTACTTAAATTTGCTTTTACAACAATTCCCAGAGGATTCAATCAAATAAACAATAGCTCACGGTTGCTTATGATAAAACAGTCATAGGAATtagtttgatatatatatatatatatatatatatatatatttggtaccTACAAAGTTGCGGAAAAATAAGTTGCACAACAGAATAACAGAATTATATTGATGTCATGGCATTGCCAAAGTAACCTGACCCAACAGACACAGAATTTACAAAACTATGATACATATTCAGCAACAATGAGATGTAATTTCAATTTGAGTTGATGTATCTTACCTTCTTTTATCAATTCAATAAGCCTCTAGCAACCATTTCCCGAAGAAGTTTCTCCGCCATgtcattctcatttttttcaaacAAAGCACGGATAACAGTTTCAAAAGTCACAGCATCTGGTAAGCAACCATTGCCTTCCATTTTTGACAAGAGTGCCAATGCTTCTTCAAACAAGCCCTCTTTGCAGAGCCCATTGATAATAATATTGTATGTCCTCACATTTGGACGATAGCCTTTAACGGAAAGATCTTGAAAAATCTCTTTTGCATCTATAAGTCTTCCACCTTTGCATAGGCCGTCTATAAATATATTGTAAGTGTATATATCTGGATCAATGTCACACTCTTTCATTTGATTGAATAACATAAAAGCCTCGTTAGGTTGTTGGTTTTTGAACATCCCATCCAACAATGAATTGTAAGTGACTACATCAGCGGGTTGACCTCTATCATGCATCTCGACAAGAAGCTCCAAAGCACGGGagattctctttgatttgctcaaGCCATCAAAAAGAGTGTTGTAAGTTACCGTGTCTGGAACCAAGTTCTTGCTACGCATTTCTTCAAAGAGATTCAAGGCTTCATCGACCATTTTACTTTTGCAGAAGCCATTAATCATGATACTGTAACTTTGAACATTGGGTGACACTCTAATTTGGGTCATTGTGTTGAATATATATTTTGCCTTATTTACCTGATTAACCAAACAATAACCATCCATTAAGCTGGTATAAGTAACCACATTTGGTTTCACACCATGTTTTGCCATTACAGCCAATACACTCTTAGCATCTTTGATCTTTCCTTCCTTGCATAGCCCATCAATCAAAGTATTATAGGTACGAACATTTGGAGTAACGTTTATGAGAATCATATCATTTAGCAAATGAACGGCTTCCTTGAGTTGATCAGCAAGGCACAATCCATAAATGAGAGTGTTGTAGGTGATAACATCGGGAGAAATTCCCTTAGCAAGCATTTCAGAGAATAAATGAAAAGCCTGACTTACAAGTGTATCCTTGCAGAGGCTATCAATAATTGCGCTGTACATGAAGACATCAGGAGCAATGCCATACCGTGGGATCTTTCTCAACACTTGAATAGCAGCTGATGTGTGTCCGGTCTTACAGAGCCCATTGATCAAGGTCCCATAAGTGACTTGGTCGAAGTGAAATCCATGAGCCAGCACTCTGTCATGAAAGTGCACTGCTTTTTCAACACTACCGCAGAGACAGAGACCTTTCAGGATTGTTGTCATAGTTACCGTATCAGGTTGAAAATCCATCCTGAAAATTTTGGCCAATACAGAGAAAGCAAGCGTCATACGACCCATGCCGAAACAACAATTGATTAAGATGCTCAAAGTAACTATGCTGGGCGCGATTCCTCTGGCTTGCAATTGCTGAAAAAGGGAAACGGCGGCGTGGAAATGCTTCGTCTTGGAAAGGGATCCCAAAATCTTGTTAAATTGGATGATGGGAGGAGTACGACGCACAGAGAGCATGCAAGTGAAGGAATCAACAGCTTCATGAACTTCACGAAGGGATGGGGGCTCAGAATGAGAGTGAAGGGATGAAGAGGAAGGGAAGGAAACAAAATTAGGGATTTGGAGAAGAGAATACCTAGAAATGAAAGTGATCCTTGAGGTTGAGGATGACAACATTTTAGTGATTCGCACTTTCGCTGTTGTCTAAGTTTGAGGGAGTGTGCTAACTCTGCGGAAATAGTCCTCTCAATTTTGTCAGCTTTGGTTCTGTTTCCGACACCCCCCATACTAATGAAAGGTCTCCAGACCCCAGTCCCGTTTTACTTGGGtccaattgatttttttttatcaatttgtgAAGACGTATATACCAATTACCAAATAAATTACAAGGCTTGCGGGAGTAATGGTTTCATTATGCTTGAGAAAAAAAGGTGATCCATCAACAAACAACtggaacaacaataataaaatttaattattttattaatctttataatttgataaaatttttaattaagtttttagggtttaaaaaattataattaacctcttatattagataaaaatttataattaaatctttattagttgttatttaaaggttaaattatataattaattcttatattttgctgaaattataaattagttcttacactttaaaagtttgtaattagaTTTCTGTAATAATTAGGTCTTTAAAAAAAATGCACATTTACCATAatgtcttcttcttcctcttctcccttttcttcctcctcctctcttcaacatttttgttttttttctttaacaacaataaggcttcaacaacaacaatgttgAAATCGTTGCTGATGACCAAATTCATTAACACGCCGTAAAAACCAAAATTAACAGTAATTAAACAAACTACTACGTTAATGTGCGCTATTATCACGAATCATGTATGAACTCAATTTATCTCAATCCAATTATG
Encoded here:
- the LOC112750937 gene encoding uncharacterized protein; the protein is MGGVGNRTKADKIERTISAELAHSLKLRQQRKCESLKCCHPQPQGSLSFLVHEAVDSFTCMLSVRRTPPIIQFNKILGSLSKTKHFHAAVSLFQQLQARGIAPSIVTLSILINCCFGMGRMTLAFSVLAKIFRMDFQPDTVTMTTILKGLCLCGSVEKAVHFHDRVLAHGFHFDQVTYGTLINGLCKTGHTSAAIQVLRKIPRYGIAPDVFMYSAIIDSLCKDTLVSQAFHLFSEMLAKGISPDVITYNTLIYGLCLADQLKEAVHLLNDMILINVTPNVRTYNTLIDGLCKEGKIKDAKSVLAVMAKHGVKPNVVTYTSLMDGYCLVNQVNKAKYIFNTMTQIRVSPNVQSYSIMINGFCKSKMVDEALNLFEEMRSKNLVPDTVTYNTLFDGLSKSKRISRALELLVEMHDRGQPADVVTYNSLLDGMFKNQQPNEAFMLFNQMKECDIDPDIYTYNIFIDGLCKGGRLIDAKEIFQDLSVKGYRPNVRTYNIIINGLCKEGLFEEALALLSKMEGNGCLPDAVTFETVIRALFEKNENDMAEKLLREMVARGLLN